One Nostoc punctiforme PCC 73102 DNA window includes the following coding sequences:
- the psaA gene encoding photosystem I core protein PsaA yields the protein MTISPPEREEKKARVIVDNDPVPTSFERWAKPGHFDRSLARGPKTTTWIWNLHALAHDFDTHTSDLEDISRKIFSAHFGHLAVVMVWLSGMIFHGAKFSNYEAWLSDPLNVKPSAQVVWPIVGQDILNGDVGGGFHGIQITSGLFQVWRGWGITNSFQLYVTAIGGLVLAGLFLFAGWFHYHKRAPKLEWFQNVESMLNHHLQVLLGCGSLGWAGHLIHVSAPTNKLLDAGVALKDIPLPHEFILNKDLLTELYPSFAAGLAPFFTLNWGQYADFLTFKGGLNPVTGGLWMTDIAHHHLAIAVLFIVAGHQYRTNWGIGHSIREILENHKGPFTGEGHKGLYENLTTSWHAQLATNLAFLGSLTIIIAHHMYAMPPYPYLATDYATQLCIFTHHIWIGGFLIVGGAAHAAIFMVRDYDPVVNQNNVLDRVLRHRDAIISHLNWVCIFLGFHSFGLYIHNDTMRALGRPQDLFSDTGIQLQPVFAQWIQNIHALAPGTTAPNALEPVSYVFGGGILAVGGKVAAAPIALGTADFLIHHIHAFTIHVTVLILLKGVLYARSSRLIPDKANLGFRFPCDGPGRGGTCQVSGWDHVFLGLFWMYNSLSIVIFHFSWKMQSDVWGTVDADGTVTHITGGNFAQSAITINGWLRDFLWAQATQVINSYGSALSAYGLLFLGAHFVWAFSLMFLFSGRGYWQELIESIVWAHNKLKVAPAIQPRALSIIQGRAVGVAHYLLGGIATTWAFFHAHILSVG from the coding sequence ATGACAATAAGTCCTCCGGAGCGAGAGGAAAAGAAGGCAAGAGTAATCGTCGATAACGATCCAGTTCCAACCTCATTCGAGAGATGGGCAAAACCTGGACACTTTGACAGATCCTTAGCCAGAGGTCCCAAAACCACCACATGGATTTGGAACCTGCACGCACTCGCCCATGATTTTGATACACATACAAGCGATTTAGAAGACATATCCCGCAAGATATTCTCAGCCCACTTTGGCCACCTAGCCGTAGTGATGGTTTGGTTGAGCGGGATGATTTTCCACGGCGCGAAGTTTTCTAACTACGAAGCTTGGCTAAGTGACCCGTTAAACGTTAAGCCTAGTGCTCAAGTCGTTTGGCCCATTGTCGGGCAAGACATTTTAAACGGTGATGTTGGCGGTGGTTTCCACGGTATTCAAATCACCTCCGGTTTGTTCCAAGTATGGCGTGGTTGGGGGATTACAAACTCCTTCCAGCTTTATGTAACTGCGATCGGTGGCTTGGTATTAGCAGGCTTATTCCTATTTGCCGGCTGGTTCCACTACCACAAACGCGCTCCCAAACTGGAATGGTTCCAGAATGTGGAGTCAATGCTGAATCACCACTTGCAAGTATTGCTAGGTTGTGGTTCCTTGGGATGGGCAGGTCACTTAATCCACGTGTCCGCACCGACCAACAAGCTTTTGGATGCAGGTGTTGCTCTCAAAGACATCCCCTTGCCCCACGAGTTCATCTTGAACAAAGACTTGTTGACCGAGTTGTATCCCAGCTTTGCTGCTGGTTTAGCACCTTTCTTCACCTTGAATTGGGGTCAGTATGCTGACTTCCTTACCTTCAAGGGCGGTCTGAACCCAGTAACAGGCGGCTTGTGGATGACTGACATCGCTCATCACCACTTAGCGATCGCAGTTCTCTTTATCGTTGCTGGTCATCAATACCGTACCAACTGGGGTATTGGTCACAGCATTAGAGAGATCCTAGAAAACCACAAAGGTCCTTTCACTGGTGAAGGTCACAAAGGTCTCTACGAAAACCTGACCACATCCTGGCACGCTCAGTTGGCTACTAACCTGGCCTTCTTGGGTTCACTGACCATCATCATCGCGCATCACATGTACGCGATGCCCCCCTATCCATATTTGGCAACTGATTACGCTACACAGTTGTGCATATTCACTCACCATATTTGGATCGGTGGCTTCTTGATTGTTGGTGGAGCAGCTCACGCTGCGATCTTCATGGTGCGGGATTACGATCCAGTTGTGAACCAAAACAACGTCTTGGATCGGGTACTTCGTCATCGTGACGCGATTATTTCTCACCTGAACTGGGTATGTATTTTCCTAGGCTTCCATAGCTTTGGACTTTACATCCACAACGACACAATGCGTGCATTGGGTCGTCCTCAAGACTTGTTCTCTGATACAGGGATTCAATTGCAGCCAGTATTTGCCCAGTGGATACAAAATATCCACGCCTTGGCTCCTGGTACAACTGCACCTAATGCCCTAGAACCAGTTAGCTATGTCTTTGGCGGCGGTATTTTGGCTGTTGGCGGTAAAGTGGCAGCTGCACCCATTGCTTTGGGCACAGCCGACTTCCTAATTCACCACATTCACGCCTTCACCATTCACGTCACCGTCCTAATTCTGCTCAAAGGTGTGCTGTATGCCCGTAGCTCTCGTCTGATTCCAGACAAAGCAAACCTGGGCTTCCGCTTCCCCTGCGACGGTCCTGGTCGTGGCGGTACTTGCCAAGTGTCTGGTTGGGATCACGTATTCCTCGGACTATTCTGGATGTACAACTCCCTATCTATTGTAATTTTCCACTTCAGCTGGAAGATGCAATCAGATGTCTGGGGGACCGTAGATGCAGATGGTACTGTGACTCACATCACTGGTGGCAACTTTGCTCAAAGTGCTATTACCATCAACGGTTGGTTACGGGACTTCTTGTGGGCACAAGCTACACAAGTCATCAATTCCTATGGCAGCGCGCTATCTGCATACGGACTACTCTTCTTAGGCGCTCACTTTGTCTGGGCATTCAGCTTGATGTTCCTGTTCAGTGGTCGCGGCTACTGGCAAGAACTGATTGAGTCCATTGTTTGGGCGCATAACAAACTGAAGGTAGCACCAGCAATCCAGCCTCGCGCTCTGAGTATTATTCAGGGTCGGGCTGTAGGGGTAGCTCACTACCTCTTGGGAGGAATTGCCACAACTTGGGCATTCTTCCATGCACACATCCTTTCAGTAGGGTAG
- the psaB gene encoding photosystem I core protein PsaB, with amino-acid sequence MATKFPKFSQDLAQDPTTRRIWYAIATGNDFETHDGMTEENLYQKIFATHFGHLAIIFLWASSLLFHVAWQGNFEQWIKDPLHIRPIAHAIWDPHFGKPAIEAFTQAGASNPVNITYSGLYHWWYTIGMRNNGELYNGSVFLLLFAAVLLFAGWLHLQPKYRPSLAWFKSAEHRLNHHLAGLFGVSSLAWAGHLIHVAVPEARGQHVGWDNFLNTPPHPAGLTPFFTGNWGVYSQNPDTPGHIFGTSQGAGTAILSFLGGFHPQTEALWLTDIAHHHLAIAVLFIVAGHMYRTNFGIGHSLKEALNAKSFFGIPVEGPFNLPHQGIYDTYNNSLHFQLGWHLAALGVVTSLVAQHMYSMPSYAFIAKDYTTQAALYTHHQYIAGFLMLGAFAHGAIFWVRDYDPEQNKGNVLERVLKHKEAIISHLSWVSLFLGFHTLGLYVHNDVVVAFGTPEKQILIEPVFAQFVQAANGKVLYGLDTLLSNPDSIAYTAWPNYANVWLPGWLDAINAGTNSLFLTIGPGDFLVHHAIALGLHTTTLILVKGALDARGSKLMPDKKDFGYAFPCDGPGRGGTCDISAWDSFYLATFWMLNTIGWLTFYWHWKHLGIWQGNVAQFNENSTYLMGWFRDYLWANSAQLINGYNPYGVNNLSVWAWMFLFGHLVWATGFMFLISWRGYWQELIETLVWAHERTPLANLVRWKDKPVALSIVQARVVGLAHFTVGYIVTYAAFLIASTAGKFG; translated from the coding sequence ATGGCGACAAAATTTCCGAAATTTAGCCAGGATCTCGCACAGGACCCGACGACTCGTCGGATATGGTATGCGATCGCTACAGGCAACGATTTTGAAACCCATGATGGCATGACGGAAGAAAATCTTTACCAAAAGATTTTCGCAACTCACTTCGGTCACTTGGCAATCATCTTCCTGTGGGCATCCAGCCTCCTGTTCCACGTAGCCTGGCAAGGTAACTTTGAACAGTGGATTAAAGATCCCCTTCACATCCGTCCCATCGCCCATGCGATTTGGGACCCCCACTTTGGTAAACCAGCGATCGAGGCTTTTACCCAAGCGGGCGCTAGCAATCCGGTAAACATTACCTACTCTGGTCTCTACCATTGGTGGTATACCATCGGTATGCGGAATAACGGCGAACTGTACAACGGTTCAGTGTTCTTGCTATTATTCGCTGCTGTATTATTGTTTGCTGGTTGGCTGCACTTGCAACCCAAGTATCGTCCTAGCTTGGCATGGTTTAAGAGCGCTGAACATCGCCTAAACCACCACTTAGCAGGTTTGTTTGGTGTTAGTTCTTTGGCTTGGGCTGGTCACTTAATTCACGTTGCTGTACCCGAAGCTCGCGGTCAGCACGTAGGTTGGGATAACTTCCTGAATACCCCACCCCACCCAGCAGGTTTGACACCATTCTTTACAGGCAACTGGGGTGTTTACTCTCAAAACCCTGACACTCCTGGACATATCTTCGGGACATCGCAAGGTGCAGGAACTGCAATTCTGAGTTTCTTGGGTGGTTTCCATCCCCAGACAGAAGCTTTGTGGCTGACTGACATAGCTCATCACCACCTAGCGATCGCAGTTTTATTCATCGTTGCTGGTCACATGTACCGGACAAACTTTGGGATTGGTCACAGTCTCAAAGAAGCATTAAATGCCAAGAGTTTCTTCGGTATTCCTGTTGAAGGACCGTTTAACCTACCTCACCAAGGTATTTACGACACCTACAACAACTCCTTGCACTTCCAATTGGGATGGCACTTAGCAGCGTTAGGTGTTGTTACTTCCCTAGTAGCGCAGCACATGTACTCCATGCCTTCCTACGCATTTATTGCGAAGGACTACACAACCCAGGCAGCGTTGTACACGCATCACCAGTATATTGCTGGATTCCTGATGCTTGGTGCTTTTGCTCACGGTGCAATCTTCTGGGTTCGTGATTACGATCCAGAGCAAAACAAAGGTAACGTCCTTGAGCGCGTGTTAAAGCACAAAGAAGCGATTATTTCCCACCTCAGCTGGGTATCCCTTTTCTTAGGCTTCCACACCCTTGGTCTGTACGTACACAACGACGTAGTAGTTGCTTTCGGTACTCCTGAAAAGCAAATCTTGATTGAGCCAGTATTTGCTCAATTCGTCCAAGCTGCTAATGGTAAGGTACTGTACGGTTTAGATACTTTGCTATCTAACCCAGATAGTATTGCTTACACAGCATGGCCTAACTACGCTAACGTTTGGTTGCCAGGTTGGTTAGATGCCATTAATGCTGGTACTAACTCCTTGTTCTTGACAATTGGCCCTGGCGATTTCTTGGTACACCATGCGATCGCTCTAGGTCTGCACACCACCACCTTGATCTTGGTCAAAGGTGCTTTGGATGCCCGTGGTTCTAAGCTGATGCCCGATAAAAAGGACTTCGGCTATGCCTTCCCTTGCGACGGCCCCGGTCGTGGCGGTACTTGCGACATCTCAGCATGGGATTCCTTCTACCTCGCTACATTCTGGATGCTCAACACCATTGGTTGGTTGACCTTCTACTGGCATTGGAAACATCTAGGTATTTGGCAAGGCAACGTAGCTCAGTTCAATGAGAACTCTACATATCTCATGGGCTGGTTCCGCGATTACCTCTGGGCTAACTCTGCTCAGTTGATTAACGGTTACAACCCTTACGGCGTGAATAACCTGTCTGTCTGGGCTTGGATGTTCCTATTTGGACACCTAGTTTGGGCTACTGGCTTCATGTTCTTAATCTCCTGGAGAGGTTACTGGCAAGAGTTAATTGAAACCCTTGTTTGGGCACACGAACGTACTCCTCTAGCTAACCTAGTTCGCTGGAAAGACAAGCCCGTTGCTCTGTCTATCGTTCAAGCTCGTGTAGTTGGTCTAGCTCACTTCACTGTTGGCTACATCGTAACTTACGCCGCGTTCTTAATTGCTTCTACTGCTGGTAAGTTCGGTTAA
- a CDS encoding REP-associated tyrosine transposase, with amino-acid sequence MQKPKLKIFQRRLPHWELDGAVYFITFNTWEKLELSLEAREIVFNSCLFFDKNRYRIFVLVVMTNHVHLLIQPLLKSENEFWSLSNIMKSIKGYSAKQIPKVMKHLGTVWQDERYDRIIRNDEEFQQYWEYLRQNPVKAGLSSSPENYPFFWQLPE; translated from the coding sequence ATGCAAAAGCCAAAGTTGAAAATTTTTCAGAGAAGATTGCCTCATTGGGAGTTAGATGGGGCAGTTTATTTCATTACCTTTAATACTTGGGAAAAGTTAGAACTTAGCCTAGAAGCTAGAGAAATAGTTTTTAATTCCTGCTTGTTTTTTGATAAAAACAGATATCGAATATTTGTCCTTGTGGTAATGACAAATCATGTGCATCTGCTTATTCAACCTTTACTCAAATCGGAAAATGAGTTTTGGTCATTGAGTAACATTATGAAAAGTATTAAAGGTTATAGTGCTAAACAAATTCCCAAAGTGATGAAACATCTAGGAACAGTTTGGCAAGATGAAAGATATGACCGTATTATTAGGAACGATGAAGAGTTTCAACAATATTGGGAATATCTCAGACAAAATCCTGTAAAAGCAGGGCTGTCATCAAGCCCAGAAAATTACCCCTTCTTTTGGCAACTCCCTGAATAA
- a CDS encoding SGNH/GDSL hydrolase family protein — protein MRDPYLLAAGLLTGLAIPASALPHLSIVLPESSRFLWDLKQGSQTIVSRQIIPSVDLSLPELSGQAFQPLKNSQPTVDEKNVSSVPELSSEGLPASTESLVKPSAQAAGISLTSGNQLYYQRLAALKTGQIYTRVDSDNLQSLWESIRKRQLTYDDWKSLLALEARAIAQGQGANHLSILVGDSLSMWFPREKLPTGKLWLNQGISGDTSSGVLKRLGAFSATRPDVIYVMAGINDLRKGASDDTILRNYRRIVRRLRDSHPKAQIIVQSILPTRLAKLSNSRIRHINTELTQIAKQEGANYLNIYSWFTDMEGNMRPELTTDGLHLSQEGYDVWRSALQQIEYKVTQRED, from the coding sequence ATGAGGGACCCTTATCTGTTGGCAGCAGGCTTGTTAACAGGATTAGCAATACCAGCATCGGCTCTTCCACATTTGTCGATTGTCCTGCCAGAAAGTTCTAGATTCCTGTGGGATTTAAAGCAAGGCTCGCAGACAATAGTAAGTAGACAAATCATCCCCAGCGTTGATCTCTCCTTACCAGAACTCAGTGGGCAAGCGTTCCAACCCCTAAAAAATTCGCAGCCGACGGTAGACGAGAAAAACGTCTCTAGCGTACCCGAACTCAGTAGTGAAGGATTACCAGCCTCAACAGAATCATTAGTCAAACCCAGTGCCCAAGCAGCTGGTATTTCATTGACATCTGGTAATCAACTTTACTACCAAAGATTGGCGGCTCTGAAAACAGGTCAGATTTATACGCGCGTAGATAGTGATAATTTGCAATCTTTGTGGGAGTCGATCAGGAAGCGTCAACTAACTTATGATGACTGGAAAAGTTTATTAGCTTTAGAAGCTAGAGCAATCGCTCAAGGTCAAGGTGCAAATCATCTAAGCATCTTAGTTGGTGATTCTTTGAGCATGTGGTTTCCTAGAGAAAAACTGCCTACTGGGAAATTGTGGCTCAATCAAGGCATCTCTGGAGATACTTCCAGTGGGGTTTTAAAAAGGTTGGGGGCATTTTCGGCAACCCGGCCGGATGTGATTTATGTCATGGCTGGGATTAACGACTTACGCAAAGGCGCTAGTGATGACACAATTTTGCGTAATTATCGCCGGATTGTCCGTCGTTTAAGGGATTCTCACCCAAAAGCTCAAATCATTGTCCAATCAATTCTGCCTACTCGCCTAGCAAAACTTTCTAATAGCCGCATTCGTCACATCAACACCGAACTGACCCAAATTGCTAAACAAGAAGGCGCTAATTATCTAAATATTTATAGCTGGTTTACCGATATGGAAGGCAATATGCGTCCAGAGTTGACCACAGATGGTTTGCACCTGTCACAAGAGGGTTATGATGTATGGCGCTCGGCATTACAGCAGATAGAATACAAGGTAACTCAGCGTGAAGATTGA
- a CDS encoding DUF4864 domain-containing protein: MEITDNDAITIRSLIENQLAAFKKDDAQGAFAFASPGIQAQFGTPENFMQMVKISYPAVYRPRSVFFEKITTIQENITQPVLLLAPDGVPLRALYLMEKQPDNVWSINGCFLVSVEGKEI, translated from the coding sequence ATGGAAATTACCGACAACGATGCCATCACCATACGTTCTCTAATTGAAAACCAATTGGCAGCCTTTAAAAAAGATGATGCCCAAGGCGCTTTTGCCTTCGCCAGTCCAGGAATTCAGGCGCAATTTGGTACCCCAGAAAATTTTATGCAGATGGTGAAGATAAGTTACCCAGCAGTATACCGTCCTCGCTCTGTCTTTTTTGAGAAGATAACAACCATTCAGGAAAACATAACTCAGCCAGTGCTACTACTTGCTCCTGATGGAGTTCCCTTGAGAGCTTTATATCTTATGGAAAAACAGCCCGATAATGTCTGGAGCATTAACGGCTGCTTTCTTGTTTCTGTAGAAGGTAAAGAAATATAA
- the larE gene encoding ATP-dependent sacrificial sulfur transferase LarE, whose protein sequence is MMLTEKFEQLKALFEEMEQALIAYSGGVDSTLVAKIAYDALGDRALAVTAVSPSLLPEELEDAKIQAATIGIAHKIVQTHEMENPNYTSNPVNRCYFCKSELHDTLKPLALQLGYPYVVDGVNADDLHDYRPGIQAAKERGARSPLAEVGVTKVEVRQLSQQLGLPWWDKPAQPCLSSRFPYGEEITVAKLQRVGRAEIFLRKLGWQNLRVRSEGDTARIELSPEQIKEFVLTTDLQKVVSVFQDFGFLYVTLDLEGYRSGKLNQILNREALGVKL, encoded by the coding sequence ATGATGCTGACAGAAAAATTTGAGCAATTGAAAGCCTTATTTGAAGAGATGGAGCAGGCATTGATTGCCTACTCTGGGGGCGTTGATAGCACTTTGGTTGCCAAAATTGCTTATGATGCCTTGGGCGATCGCGCTCTGGCTGTCACGGCTGTTTCTCCTTCGCTGTTGCCAGAAGAGTTGGAAGATGCCAAAATTCAAGCCGCAACTATTGGGATTGCTCATAAAATCGTCCAAACTCATGAGATGGAAAATCCCAATTACACTTCTAACCCGGTTAATCGCTGTTATTTTTGCAAAAGTGAGTTGCACGACACTCTCAAACCTTTAGCTTTGCAGTTGGGTTATCCCTACGTAGTGGATGGGGTAAATGCCGATGATTTGCATGATTATCGCCCAGGAATTCAGGCAGCGAAAGAAAGAGGGGCACGATCGCCTTTAGCTGAAGTAGGTGTCACCAAAGTTGAAGTTCGGCAGCTTTCGCAACAACTCGGTTTACCTTGGTGGGATAAACCCGCTCAACCTTGCCTAAGTTCCCGGTTTCCTTATGGTGAAGAGATTACTGTCGCTAAGTTACAACGAGTTGGTAGAGCAGAAATTTTCTTAAGAAAGCTGGGTTGGCAGAATTTGCGCGTGCGATCGGAAGGGGATACAGCACGCATTGAATTATCACCAGAACAAATTAAAGAGTTTGTGTTAACGACAGATTTGCAAAAAGTAGTTTCTGTATTTCAGGATTTTGGATTTCTTTACGTAACTCTGGATTTGGAAGGTTATCGCAGTGGTAAGTTAAATCAGATTTTAAATCGGGAAGCCTTGGGCGTTAAATTATAA
- the hrmK gene encoding hybrid histidine kinase/response regulator HrmK, producing the protein MQQYSSLPDQNSQIDATPKLLTTIQQLRAKLWLESSLNQLQSRLNHYLLSACNNVLQAGAAESEVLQAVVNEINSVMSSTNLALTDYAVGIAMFQPQETVATVSYVSRSPSQNSQPLFVDVLTAEKKLLLRLQEVIELKDLQQLENQQPPSAWRLADDSGSVMGWLIIAAAPLSSDRESLIESKAQLRSQLMSRSANYCTTALVQLRHILSWQQQYQQLSNSNQELERTNQLKNQFLANTSHEIRTPLSSIIGFTNLLLAPGYEPTIERQREYLNIIQSSGKHLLALINDILDLSKIEANQLEVQWECVDVPLLCSNVLALVKEKAANKDLRLCLEIDPDITTLVADSLRLKQMLLNLLFNALKFTSKGSVGLQVVAKGISVHFTVWDTGSGISQEDQTQLFEPYFQIAKAVAGGAEGTGLGLAVTRKLAQIHGGSVKVESEVDSGSRFTLVLPLQQEAGAGIDKRDEGDEEAKYSSSLLPFIPSSSVDVLLVENDLPNADLMQIYLRKLGYQVTWVKNAAEMWEALTQLDPAVILMDVYLPDGNGLNLVRQLREHEQYQTIPVIVQTAMAMKGDRETCLTAGVNDYISKPIDLPLLASLVAKYSKPPI; encoded by the coding sequence ATGCAGCAGTACTCAAGCTTACCAGACCAAAACTCACAGATAGATGCAACGCCAAAACTTTTGACAACAATTCAGCAACTTCGCGCCAAGTTGTGGCTGGAGAGCAGCTTGAACCAGTTGCAAAGTCGCCTTAATCATTATCTGCTTTCTGCTTGTAACAATGTCCTACAGGCAGGAGCCGCAGAATCAGAAGTTCTCCAAGCTGTGGTTAACGAGATTAACAGTGTAATGAGCAGCACCAATCTGGCACTTACAGATTATGCCGTCGGCATTGCTATGTTTCAACCACAAGAAACTGTAGCCACAGTTTCCTATGTTTCTCGTTCTCCATCTCAAAACTCACAACCTTTATTTGTAGATGTGCTGACAGCAGAAAAAAAGCTGCTGTTGAGATTGCAAGAGGTTATAGAACTCAAAGATTTACAGCAACTTGAAAATCAACAGCCACCAAGCGCTTGGCGGTTAGCTGATGATTCTGGCAGCGTTATGGGCTGGCTAATTATTGCCGCAGCGCCCCTAAGTTCCGATCGTGAGTCGCTTATAGAATCAAAAGCCCAACTCAGATCGCAATTGATGTCCAGGTCTGCCAACTACTGTACAACAGCTTTGGTACAACTGAGACACATCCTATCTTGGCAGCAACAATATCAACAGTTAAGTAACTCCAATCAAGAATTGGAGCGCACCAATCAACTGAAAAACCAGTTTCTGGCAAACACCAGTCACGAAATTCGCACGCCGCTTAGTTCTATTATTGGCTTTACCAATCTGCTTTTAGCTCCAGGGTACGAACCAACTATAGAACGTCAACGGGAGTATTTAAATATCATTCAGTCTAGCGGTAAGCACTTGCTAGCTCTGATTAATGATATTTTGGATCTTTCAAAAATTGAAGCGAACCAGCTAGAGGTGCAGTGGGAATGTGTAGATGTGCCACTGCTATGTAGCAATGTTTTAGCACTGGTGAAAGAGAAAGCCGCTAATAAGGATTTAAGACTTTGCCTAGAAATTGACCCCGATATCACAACCCTAGTAGCCGACTCTTTGCGACTCAAGCAAATGCTGTTGAATTTACTCTTCAATGCCTTAAAGTTCACCAGCAAAGGAAGTGTTGGCTTACAGGTTGTTGCCAAAGGTATATCTGTACATTTTACAGTTTGGGATACCGGAAGTGGCATTTCTCAAGAAGACCAGACTCAATTATTTGAACCTTATTTCCAAATTGCTAAGGCTGTCGCTGGTGGTGCTGAGGGGACTGGTTTGGGTTTAGCAGTGACTCGGAAACTCGCCCAAATTCACGGTGGTTCTGTGAAAGTGGAATCTGAAGTAGATAGCGGCTCCCGTTTTACCCTTGTACTTCCCCTTCAGCAAGAGGCGGGAGCGGGAATCGATAAGAGAGATGAGGGAGATGAGGAAGCAAAATATTCCTCATCTCTTCTGCCTTTCATCCCTAGTTCTTCTGTAGATGTTTTGCTGGTAGAAAATGACTTACCCAACGCTGATTTGATGCAAATTTATCTACGGAAATTAGGATATCAGGTGACTTGGGTTAAGAATGCTGCCGAGATGTGGGAAGCTCTAACACAGCTAGACCCAGCAGTGATTTTAATGGATGTTTATCTGCCAGATGGAAATGGTCTGAACTTGGTGCGACAACTGCGAGAACACGAGCAATATCAGACGATTCCGGTAATTGTTCAAACAGCAATGGCGATGAAAGGCGATCGCGAAACCTGTCTAACAGCCGGAGTAAATGACTATATTTCTAAACCGATTGATTTACCACTTTTAGCCAGTCTGGTAGCCAAGTACAGCAAACCGCCAATATAG
- a CDS encoding branched-chain amino acid ABC transporter permease gives MDTQFAQLIINGIAVGSIIALAAVGLTLTYGILRLSNFAHGDFLTLGAYLTWLINSIGVNIWLSMILAAVGTVAAMLLSEKLLWSKMRSIRATSTTLIIISIGLALFLRNGIIFIWGGKNQNYNLPVTTALDIFGLKVPQNQLLVLGLAILAIFALHYLLQNTKIGKAMRAVADDLDLARVSGINVDRVIFWTWLIAGTLTSLGGSMYGLITAVRPNMGWFLILPLFASVILGGIGNPYGAIAAAFIIGIVQEISTPWLGSQYKQGVALLIMILVLLIRPKGLFKGTI, from the coding sequence ATGGATACACAATTCGCGCAACTAATCATCAATGGGATTGCAGTAGGAAGCATTATTGCTTTAGCCGCAGTCGGACTGACTCTTACTTATGGAATTTTACGGTTATCTAACTTTGCTCATGGTGACTTTTTAACTTTAGGAGCCTATCTTACTTGGCTGATCAATAGTATTGGAGTAAATATTTGGCTGTCAATGATCTTGGCGGCGGTGGGGACAGTAGCAGCAATGCTGTTATCGGAAAAGTTATTGTGGTCAAAGATGCGCTCGATCCGTGCTACTTCCACTACGTTGATTATTATTTCTATCGGGCTTGCCTTATTTCTTCGCAATGGGATTATTTTTATCTGGGGTGGCAAGAACCAAAATTATAATTTACCTGTTACCACAGCTTTAGATATTTTTGGTTTAAAAGTACCGCAAAATCAATTATTGGTATTGGGGTTAGCGATACTAGCAATTTTCGCGCTGCATTACCTGCTGCAAAATACCAAAATTGGTAAAGCGATGCGAGCAGTTGCTGACGATCTGGACTTAGCCAGGGTTTCAGGTATTAATGTTGACCGAGTAATTTTCTGGACTTGGCTAATTGCTGGCACTCTTACGTCATTGGGAGGCAGTATGTATGGGTTGATTACAGCCGTGCGTCCTAATATGGGGTGGTTCTTAATTTTACCGTTATTTGCCTCAGTGATTCTTGGGGGGATTGGCAACCCTTATGGTGCGATCGCAGCAGCTTTTATCATTGGCATTGTCCAAGAAATTAGCACCCCTTGGCTGGGTTCACAGTATAAACAAGGTGTAGCACTGTTGATCATGATTTTGGTGCTGCTCATTCGTCCCAAAGGTTTATTCAAAGGAACGATTTGA
- a CDS encoding photosystem I protein PsaX, which translates to MTAKTTKNPANSAVADSGAKPPYAYRTGWAIFLLAINFLVAAYYFHIIE; encoded by the coding sequence ATGACTGCTAAAACAACGAAGAATCCTGCAAATTCCGCAGTTGCCGACAGTGGAGCAAAACCTCCCTACGCCTATCGCACAGGCTGGGCAATATTCTTGCTAGCGATCAATTTCTTGGTAGCGGCGTACTATTTCCACATTATTGAATAG